Below is a genomic region from Prevotella melaninogenica.
ACCCAGAGGGAGCAAACGAACTTATCAACAACCTCGAACAGAAATATCTCTGCCACGTTGAAGAGCTTTACTCTACTGAGGAATACAAGCAGAAGACACGCCAGTTCTTGGCTGAAGAGTTCAACTATCTGCGTACTTTCACAAAGGACTTGTTCACCTCTTTTGAGGAAAAGAGTATCGTTGCACAGGGTGAGGTACTCTCAACCAACATGGTTGTAAACTATCTGCAGGAGCAGGGAATCAAAGCAACATTACTTTCTGCACTCGACTTTATGCGCACTGACAAGAATGCGGAGCCAGACAGTCAGTATATCAAAGAGCATCTGACAGCGATCATGGATGAGAATCAGGGCTATCAGATCTATATCACACAGGGCTTCATCTGCCGTAATGCCTATGGTGAGGTAGACAACTTGCAGCGTGGTGGTTCTGACTATACCGCTTCACTTGTGGGTGCTGCTATCAACGCAGAGGAGATTCAGATATGGACAGATATCGACGGAATGCACAACAATGACCCACGTGTCGTTGAGAAGACAGAGGCTGTACGCCAGCTGAACTTCGAAGAAGCATCGGAGTTGGCTTACTTCGGTGCGAAGATTCTCCACCCTACTTGCGTCCAACCAGCTAAGTATGCTGGTATTCCTGTTCGTCTGAAGAACACGATGGACCCAGATGCAGAGGGTACAATCATCGACAACACATTGGTGAGAAGAAA
It encodes:
- a CDS encoding aspartate kinase produces the protein MKVMKFGGTSVGSPERMKGVASLITKSGEPTFIVLSAMSGTTNTLIEISDYLYRKNPEGANELINNLEQKYLCHVEELYSTEEYKQKTRQFLAEEFNYLRTFTKDLFTSFEEKSIVAQGEVLSTNMVVNYLQEQGIKATLLSALDFMRTDKNAEPDSQYIKEHLTAIMDENQGYQIYITQGFICRNAYGEVDNLQRGGSDYTASLVGAAINAEEIQIWTDIDGMHNNDPRVVEKTEAVRQLNFEEASELAYFGAKILHPTCVQPAKYAGIPVRLKNTMDPDAEGTIIDNTLVRRKIKAVAAKDNITAIKIKSSRMLGASGFLRKVFEIFESYQTSIDMITTSEVGVSMTIENNSHLAEIVDELKKYGTVTVDTEMCIVCVVGDLDWSNVGFETLATDAMKDIPVRMISYGGSNYNISFLIREADKQRALQSLSNVLFN